The following DNA comes from Lepeophtheirus salmonis chromosome 11, UVic_Lsal_1.4, whole genome shotgun sequence.
taaatctatttaggaaaggaagttcactactcaggaattaaataataaattgatccatataatccatttttgttctaaattttgTCAATTGTTTGAATAAAGGAATGAAAACACCCTCCCATCTACTCAAAAGATAAAACTACTATCCATTGTTTCACTTCAATCTATTTGCATAAAACtaatattgcaaatataaatatatatatatattttaattcaagcaaaaaaaaaatattgaatcctTTTGTTCCATTCAAgaacattgtttaaaaattcaatagtcAATAAGTCTCattgtttcattaattaatatagtcAACGATTCGCCAATTATCTGTCTGCGTAAGATTGACTGGGGTTTTATGGAATGGAATATAACGGGTGCGTAGTTGAAATCGGTACACTTATAAAAGAGGGGAATAAGAAAAACACATAATAGGAGTTGAAAAGTTAACATACTGTGTGTTGTTAGACccgatcaaaaaaataaaaattaataaataacagaATGAATCGAAAAATGGCCATAGAATGAGACATTAATATAGCTTACTGCTCTATTTAGTGCAATACATAGAACAACAGAGATCTGGAACATGACTTAGTCAAGCAGGCAGACTATTTACAGTTTATAGAAGGCCATTATTGACAGTATTGAAATCGATACTATCTTTAACAAGACGGTGTGCACAGTCCTTTATGGAGACCAACATTCCATTCTGGCCCAAtacaatgtagccaccattctGCCAAGATACAAACCCACTCCACTTTTCCTTCTGGAATGTTCGTCTCCAAAGAGACTTTTCTGTGTACCGTTGCACCATCTTTTCTATGCCCCTTCTCAAAGCCAATACTGTCATAATTAGCCTTGTTGACGTTGTCTGCCGGACAAGAGTCCCGAATCTCAAAGGATTATAAATAGGTTCTACACATGTACTAACCATTACGAAATTAAACTTggtaaaattctatatttaaaatgccTAGCTAACAATTACACACCCGGTAATTACATGTTGTCATTGGAGGGGGAAATAGATTgaggataatattttatttccctgCACTACATACATAATCCCTCTTCTGATTATACCATAACTAATTCATGACTTCGACTGGCTCGCAATTATCCCAactttggtcttttttttttttgggggaagtgtcataaatcaaaaagaatgtgtggtttttttttcaagtcccATTATTTTGCTAGAACATAcatatgcaaataatatttattatttaaaggtatGACAAAGAAGCTTGCATATTTATTAGGCCATTTGAAACCGTTTACGTCCATtagtataattgattttctttccTCTTTACCTTTTTCAAGACACTAAATTGTCatataaagaaatatctttataaacacctataatatatatatatatatatatatatgaatactcTTCTTCAAAAGTATGCATAATTTTCTCATAACTCGAAGAAGTAGATTATAGATTGCTTAGGCAATAAAAAGGAGGACTCTCCTTTTTTCTGTGCTCtctatataatcaataattttgatgatataccacttaaatataatctaatgTAAACTATTCTCCGGATTTCTTTATTTAGGCAATACCCGCAAGTTCTTGATCTCGAGAACTTAAGTTGTACTTTGATCAACAAGCATAGTAAACCGGGAGATGGAAATGAGAAACCCCTTGTACCTTTACTCAGCGTCAGACCGGATCAATTCATCTGTGAATATGACGTTCATTGCTTTGCGTTATGTCTGTGCTGTGAATTCTTTGCCTGTGATTGTCGGATGCGTTGCTCTGAGGGATGTTCGTGCTATCATGATCAAACTTGGAGTGACAATATAATCAACTGTGGAAATAGAAATCATTCCAAAGTACCGGATATGATTCCGATGGACGCTACTTCTATTTATCTGGATGGAAATCCTCAATTAACGGACATTTCAGGGGATACTTTCATCGGTAAGAGGATTCTTTCGCATTAATGATGTCGtataatctattttaattttctctcaATAGGTCGGAAGCATCTGACTTCTCTCTATCTGAACAATTCTGGGATTACGGAAATAAGTAATCGGACTTTCAGTGGACTAGCTGAGCTCCTTATCCTTCGTTTGGATGGGAATGAATTAGAAACTCTCACTGGAGGTGAATTTACGGACTTGCAGTCCTTAAAGGAACTTTATTTGCACGATAACATGCTCACATCCGTCTCTGGAGAAACGTTTAAACCCCTTACAGACCTTGAAATCTTAACTCTGCATGGCAACAAATTGAATACTCTTGCAGTTGGTAACATTATTCCAGCTGATGCATCTGCTCAAGCAGGTATACAGCAGTTAAGTATGACTGGGAATCCCTGGACCTGCTCTTGTGACTTTGTTCAAGATGTTCAACAAGTGCTTAAGGTATGTGACTACTTTCATTCATACAGGCTCCCCTCTCTAATATAATAcacttaataaatacaattaagggGTGCCATATTCACATTGTGACGGGTTCTAGCCTGCTGTGGAACTTAGCACAACAGTTCTTTTCAAGGCATTGCTCTATGTTGGTTGAAGTAGTGTTGATGGCGGCCTTCGGTTTGACCTTGATTCTGTATTGTACTCCCCTAAAGCTTCCCATTGAGGTGCCCCAAATACCCGAAACAAGGGGGCTGTCAGGGCTAAGGGGAGGCCAAGAATATTGCTGTTCAAGCTAGTTGAAGAGGATTTGTTACCAAGTAGACACGCTGCACTCGATCCAAAGGCTTCTCTTGTAGGTGTTAAGATTTAAGTCTTGCTTCACAAAGTATTGCATGGTGGTCTAGTTCCTGTCAAATTTACGAGATTGCCACTGACGGCCACCTAGCCTCTTCTACATTCAATTGTGCCATTAACTCCAATAACTCAACCAATACTTTTAGCCTCTTTGGGTTTCATTTGCACCTAGTGGAAGCTTTTGGTGTGCTTCCTGCCGTCACCCAGTACAGAATTGTACGGTTACTGCTTATAACTTTAGATATCTCTGATAATGATTTCTTACGCCTGAATAGATGTAGATTTACTGCTCTACGTTGCTCCATGTTTTTGGGCATAAAGCTTTTATTCACAGTTTCTTaagacaattatttaaaatgagtaattagTGTTAAACATCCAAGTATAACAAATAGGAGTAAGGCGTGCCAATTAAATATGTGTAGCATTTAGACAGAGGGCCCAGTATTGTGAATAAATtgacttatcatttttttttattatatataggaaCATCGTGATAGGATTGTGGATGTGGATAAGCTGGAGTGTGAAACTGAAGGGGAGATCGTGAATATTGGAAAGTACAATGTTACTTGTGCAGATGTGATGGCTGTTCGCTCTGTTGATGGACTAGTCATTGGTCTCATTCCACTCATCATAATCGCATTTCTCTTTATGCTTGCTCTCCTTACACTTTGCTGTTTAGCTCTTTGCTGTCGTAATCAGCTCTATGCCTGGTAAgaaaaatttactctttttaagCCTTCTTCACTGAGTTAAAAACTCCCAGATCCTTCTTCTTACTTTGATGACGACGTATcttattttcaaactttaaataagCCTTCTTCATTTTAAAGTCTATGAGATATATAATTctcttttatctttttgatcACTAccaataaaattgcaaaatcttcaaaagaatATAGAGAAGGCGAAAAAAAACATCGATAAatctttctgaaaaataaataaataaataaaatatagagttGATGACTTTAATCAAGGCTAGAGATGAAAAGATCATATTGATAATCTTGTTCCAATCTCTTTCCgtatttgctttttattttatctttctattaTCGACTTTTGAAATCCTCAAATTGTgtgtttattcaaataaatgactCTCATGAAACTTTGATTACACTCCCTTATCAGAATAAGgaaaatgaaatacaataatgaagtttcttaatatttcatttccaccttacttcttatttttctccttgtatttcttaaatgaaactaattcattttttacttttacatatgtacagggtggtTCACATAAAGTAGGAAAATCTTGAAAGGCTGATAACGAACGAACAATATGgcatataattatatgaaactaTATAGGTACATGCTCCCCCAGATATATAAATTGCATGGCTTCAGGTCAAAGCTGTTTGCAGACCCAAAAATCGGATTCCAAATGGGATAACATTTTTTGGTTAAGACATCCTTCACTTTTTAGACTTGTGAGCTAGTGCTCTGTCTTATTGAAAGGTGttatttcttccttgggctatTCAATCAATTCAGggaattataaatcaaaagtgCAGAACCAGTTCAAGGGCAATGCTTGAGCTGCATCAGGTAGCCCGGCCCTTGCAAAACTTTGGATGCCATGTGGCTAAGGTTAAATATAATTCAGAATCTCATTATGAATAtctgaatgtcattaaatgtagcttttttaatcaaaaaatatcgtTATATCCCATCTGGTTCCTTTGTTATCAGCCTTTATAGATTGACCAATTTATCTGGACAAACCTCTACTGGAAGATTTTGCAAAAACAAGTATACTTTATTGCTTCAtacccttttattttttatttttcaggatGAATTCCAAGTATGGTTTCCGACTAACTGGGCCAATTGATGCTCATGATAAAGAACGGAAATATGATGCATATATTCACTATGCTCCAAGTGATGATCAATTTACACGTCAACTCCTAACTCGCAACCTGGATGAATATCGTCTCTGCTTACGTCATCGTGATATTGATGAAAAGTCCGCTTCTGCCCTTGCCTCAGCTGCTAAATCCTCTGGACGTGTTGTTCTCCTTGGAACGCCTGCTTATCTAGCTGATAAGGCTGCTCAATCAGAGATGGCAACTGTCGTGGATGCTGTTGCTCCTAGAAAACGTCCTGAtcaaattttggttattttgaaGGAAGATGTTCTTGGTGCAGGAATGTCAGGAGGAGGTCCACGCCGGCAAGAAGAACTAAAAAGGAAACTTCAAGAGTCTTCACTTCTCAAGGATGCCACCTTCATGACATGGGGTTCTGAATCCTTCTGGAATAGATTCCGATATAACTTACCTGAGCATCCACTTGATGCAGACATCAAcaagaaaaatcaacagttttcAAATATCTCTAGTCATACGAATGGAGTTAAAACAACGACCAGTACCCTCTCACCTGCTTCGAATCCCTTTTTGGATGAGGAAGATTCAAAAACAGCCACCAATGTGTCGAATACTTATACGTCATCTCTTGCAGCTCCTACTTTGGGCACTGCTGCTACTGCGGCCGCACACAGGTCCTCAAGCACGACATTATCAAGgaacattgaaaatatatcttccTCTCATCATCAGTCCTCGCACGTGGTTAACAATTCCTCTGCTTCCACTATGAGAATTAATGAAAAGTCTTCGCACAATGAGGACTATGATGACATGTGGACTTATCTTAAAGGAGGGGGAACGACAAATGTGCAAGGAAGTGGAGGTTCCTCGCTAAGCACACGATCCACCACAGATGGCATGGCTGAAAATACTGGAGTCattttaactacaaataatGTATCTAATAACGCTTATAGTGGCAGCAGTCAAACTAACCGAACTAGCGCCAGTAATCGCTTTGTTAACTTGTCCTCCAGTTCTGCTGGATTACCTCCCAGCCATGCCGCTGCCACTGCTTCCTCTTCtgccattaataataataatacgctTAGTAGTAACGCTGGAGCCATGATACTTAGAGATGGTGGACAATATGGTACGATTGGGAGTGGTGGTGGCCTTGAAGGTGGTGGTCATACAACCACCACTACTACCACGACCACTGTTATTAAACGCCATATTGTTGAAAACCCTTTCGATAATTTCCTTGACCTCCCTCCAAACTCTTCCTCAACGAAGCACCTTCTTCCACATTCTCATTTATCAGACTCGGACTACATGTCTGTAAGTGAGCCCATTTACCACACACTCGACGCCAGGGGGCGACTCATTGAAGAGGGATgctcaaaagttaaaaaacaatccACAGTCTACATGGACAACGATTTGAAAGTGGTATACCCATCAAAAGTAGGCGGTGGAAAGGGAGGAGGATCAGGGATCATCAGTAGTAGTGGACTTAGTTCCTCAGGACTAATTGGAAGCATTACGAATGCAGCGGGAGAGGGGAATGATGACGAAGAGGAACGTCTTTTAGGAGGTGATCGACGCGAATAttttagtagtagtagtagtaattaTGTGCCTTCCCCTGCTCCAGGAAGCTTATCAAGGAGTAGTAATAATCATCATCAACGATCAACGACGACTCGATTTGGTGGAACCTCTGATTATGATAAATTCAGAACCACAGATCGCCATGATTCTTCTGCTACAAATGAAAGAGGCTTTGGAAATGGAGGAACTTCTACCACGTCCACAACTTATCGGACTCGTAATGACTCCTATTACATATAAGGAATAATATATaaccatataattattattttttgatcctTTCATACTTGTTATTcgccataatattttttgacaattttaatatatatatataaaagtctatatttaaaatttgtattaattttagtaacaatattaataatttgatgaCTATTTCCTTAATGGCCCATTGTccctctttctctctctatccgtttaaaaaaagctttttttatattgataaatatctccctgatatatatttataaataatatttgcccTTCTGAGAAATATATGTAGAGTATATTGCCAAAAAGTGTAATGAATTTAATAACACAAATGTTCGGGGCTCCTTTGTTTGTGGGGGctcttttgagaaaaaaagaaaaagaattattgTTAAAGGCAGATAGAGTCGCCAAGGATATGTGAGACTCCTGAGACAACCAGTTTTATCTTAATGTTGGACACACACAGACATTACTACAAAAAACCGAggtatgtatattagggtggtttgcttttcaactttttttttatccttgatTATAACGGTTAGGGTTAAAAAGTCTTGAAacggtaaaaaaataaactttgcaaCCCCGCATTGTCCTACGACGTCATCTTTAAGcagcacatctcgatcaaattatgaaaaaacaaacaaaaggaaCAACATAAACAccttcttaataaatatagatactaaaaaaacatttttagttacgttgtatcaaaaaaaaaaatttgatacaaaatcgCTCAACCTATAGAAAGTGTACACAAATTTTTCCTCTAAAATTGTTGTaggaagaaaacaaaaaagaagagaaacaaGTTTTGGAAGATTTGATGATcgtgtatataaatttttttatttttacattttctgaaAGATGAATATTTTCTAACGTGGTTCTCACTTTTTGCTCTACAGAGTAGTAGCCGTAGacaacttaattaat
Coding sequences within:
- the LOC121126142 gene encoding uncharacterized protein, whose product is MISLFYLLLLFFLPLSTLGGFNSPCSWLPHSLENDIGPTLKCILTLENTELLNPRIFSPLVKEKRPSLLLKCKRSSNSRSRNEEEEDFPRRVGKALSILKKMRPTASVRDVLIVNCNLRRIPPASVLPTTLHGLAVRQSTGINFTPDDLVPLQYLKTFDLSDNALGSIPSGAVCPIKETLLHLNLAGNRFSRLEDSGVVGNKTECNLDHLITLQLSGNRLQELPYKSFKMAGHDLRTLKLDHNQVNTVTEDAFEGLDKLRLLDLSYNRLNLLSEGSFESLHNLRELNLQYNRLAVLNSGHFRGLDNLLLLNLSYNALGSSRVFGSGDSLGGGGWVIGAGGGGSGGASGGGAQGGAVGGGGWIMGAGQGSYNGQGVGHGQGSSGGSGQGGGFGSGQGSYGGHGQGGGFGDGHGGHGQGGGGQGVGGGQGGGYGHGSYGGGQGAAGGYYGQGGFVSGSGEFSFSAFDHLHHLSTLDLSHNHIQTIQLSEKTNITSLKHLDLSYNRLYNLPDGVFRQLPNLVTLILSGNNMHTVSAGAFYGLNHLNTLVMSHNQLKILPRDCFGYAPRLQELELDYNLFESISELRALNELRTLNYNHNRIRSLKRENFLHMPNLRGLKLSHNLLTVLRNDTFTAVPKLKMLNLSHNQIASIHQSTFELLVKLMYLRLDSNKLDEINGLLTTQHHLQWLNVSSNQLLWFDYAFIPKSLEYLDLSNNRVEEIGNFYDMQTGYHLKTLDASNNHLQKLDRLGLQGSLEEVNFQNNAINQIAPNTFSDLNNLTNADLSNNQISKMAINSMALKLNAGKSATLRLANNPLVCDCDMEWLQRINDLSQSSPRQYPQVLDLENLSCTLINKHSKPGDGNEKPLVPLLSVRPDQFICEYDVHCFALCLCCEFFACDCRMRCSEGCSCYHDQTWSDNIINCGNRNHSKVPDMIPMDATSIYLDGNPQLTDISGDTFIGRKHLTSLYLNNSGITEISNRTFSGLAELLILRLDGNELETLTGGEFTDLQSLKELYLHDNMLTSVSGETFKPLTDLEILTLHGNKLNTLAVGNIIPADASAQAGIQQLSMTGNPWTCSCDFVQDVQQVLKEHRDRIVDVDKLECETEGEIVNIGKYNVTCADVMAVRSVDGLVIGLIPLIIIAFLFMLALLTLCCLALCCRNQLYAWMNSKYGFRLTGPIDAHDKERKYDAYIHYAPSDDQFTRQLLTRNLDEYRLCLRHRDIDEKSASALASAAKSSGRVVLLGTPAYLADKAAQSEMATVVDAVAPRKRPDQILVILKEDVLGAGMSGGGPRRQEELKRKLQESSLLKDATFMTWGSESFWNRFRYNLPEHPLDADINKKNQQFSNISSHTNGVKTTTSTLSPASNPFLDEEDSKTATNVSNTYTSSLAAPTLGTAATAAAHRSSSTTLSRNIENISSSHHQSSHVVNNSSASTMRINEKSSHNEDYDDMWTYLKGGGTTNVQGSGGSSLSTRSTTDGMAENTGVILTTNNVSNNAYSGSSQTNRTSASNRFVNLSSSSAGLPPSHAAATASSSAINNNNTLSSNAGAMILRDGGQYGTIGSGGGLEGGGHTTTTTTTTTVIKRHIVENPFDNFLDLPPNSSSTKHLLPHSHLSDSDYMSVSEPIYHTLDARGRLIEEGCSKVKKQSTVYMDNDLKVVYPSKVGGGKGGGSGIISSSGLSSSGLIGSITNAAGEGNDDEEERLLGGDRREYFSSSSSNYVPSPAPGSLSRSSNNHHQRSTTTRFGGTSDYDKFRTTDRHDSSATNERGFGNGGTSTTSTTYRTRNDSYYI